A single Nocardioides bizhenqiangii DNA region contains:
- a CDS encoding alpha/beta hydrolase family protein, whose protein sequence is MKRLLAAAACCVFVLGGCTDPGSEPSDASPNPAPAPEASDEATTAAPSDAATEPTEQPTEPTEPPHPVSLPALSAKEYDGARLRLGTEVYSTSTQRQYEVTYRGSGLTLSGRIAIPEGDGPFPAIVLAHGYIDPAYYVNGQGMTREREWFANQGYIALHVDYRNHAGSDDTRIGEADLRMGYTEDVINAVLALRAWDGPVDDERMAVGGRSMGGGVVYNVLVAQPGLVDAGVVWAPVSSDAVDNYERWIAHDPGRQDIVGAIDRLYGLPRDNPEFWDGISARTYFDQITEPVLIHHGTLDDTCPLRWSRETARLMERDGVDVTLAEYPGEGHAFGPQFFASMERTGRYLRQHLR, encoded by the coding sequence ATGAAGCGTCTCCTGGCCGCGGCGGCGTGCTGCGTGTTCGTGCTGGGCGGGTGCACCGATCCCGGCTCCGAGCCGTCGGACGCCAGCCCGAACCCAGCGCCGGCACCGGAGGCCAGTGACGAGGCGACAACGGCCGCGCCGTCCGATGCGGCGACGGAGCCCACGGAGCAACCGACGGAGCCGACCGAGCCCCCGCACCCGGTGTCCCTGCCCGCCCTCAGCGCCAAGGAGTACGACGGCGCGCGGCTCCGCCTCGGCACCGAGGTCTACTCGACCTCGACCCAGCGCCAGTACGAGGTCACCTACCGGGGCAGCGGGCTGACCCTCTCCGGGCGGATCGCCATCCCCGAAGGAGACGGGCCGTTCCCGGCGATCGTGCTCGCCCACGGCTACATCGACCCGGCCTACTACGTGAACGGCCAGGGGATGACCCGCGAGCGCGAGTGGTTCGCCAACCAGGGCTACATCGCACTGCACGTGGACTACCGCAACCACGCGGGGTCCGACGACACCCGCATCGGGGAGGCGGACCTCCGGATGGGCTACACGGAGGACGTCATCAACGCCGTGCTCGCCCTCCGCGCGTGGGACGGTCCGGTCGACGACGAGCGGATGGCCGTCGGCGGCCGGTCGATGGGCGGCGGTGTCGTCTACAACGTGCTCGTCGCTCAGCCCGGCCTCGTCGACGCCGGCGTGGTCTGGGCGCCGGTCAGCTCCGACGCGGTCGACAACTACGAACGCTGGATCGCTCACGACCCCGGCCGGCAGGACATCGTCGGCGCGATCGACCGGCTCTACGGACTGCCGCGCGACAACCCGGAGTTCTGGGACGGCATCAGCGCCCGCACCTACTTCGACCAGATCACCGAGCCGGTGCTGATCCACCACGGGACCCTCGACGACACCTGCCCGCTGCGGTGGAGTCGTGAGACCGCTCGGCTGATGGAGCGGGACGGGGTAGACGTGACCCTCGCCGAGTATCCCGGCGAGGGCCACGCCTTCGGCCCCCAGTTCTTCGCCTCGATGGAGCGCACCGGGCGCTACCTGCGCCAGCACCTCCGTTAG
- a CDS encoding SigE family RNA polymerase sigma factor, which translates to MTRPPTDEEFAELVHACWASLYRTAYLMLGDPAEAEDLVQTALAKTYANWRKVRSVEAAPGYARTTLVNTAASWFRKKGWRNERPTEVLPETAHTSRLETDLSDRRTVIDALGTLPPRQRAVVVLRYYEDLSVAQVAHALAITEGTVKSQTSEALSKLRALLGDSVIPAGANND; encoded by the coding sequence ATGACGCGACCACCGACCGATGAGGAGTTCGCCGAGCTCGTGCATGCGTGCTGGGCGAGCCTCTACCGCACGGCCTACCTGATGCTCGGCGACCCAGCCGAGGCGGAGGACCTCGTGCAGACGGCGCTGGCCAAGACCTACGCGAATTGGCGGAAGGTGCGCAGCGTCGAGGCCGCGCCCGGCTACGCACGGACCACGCTGGTCAACACCGCGGCCTCCTGGTTCCGCAAGAAGGGCTGGCGCAACGAGCGTCCGACCGAGGTGCTCCCCGAGACCGCGCACACCTCACGTCTCGAGACCGACCTGAGCGACCGGCGGACCGTGATCGACGCGCTCGGCACCCTACCGCCACGGCAGCGTGCGGTCGTCGTACTGCGTTACTACGAGGACCTCAGCGTCGCCCAGGTGGCGCACGCCCTCGCGATCACAGAAGGCACCGTGAAGTCCCAGACCTCGGAAGCGCTGTCCAAGCTTCGAGCACTGCTCGGCGACAGCGTCATCCCGGCAGGAGCGAACAATGACTGA
- a CDS encoding YwqG family protein has product MSGDRYDELMARRAALEGEVQRRFRAHRENALQDVPLLSQGRPTTAAARTRGIHLAADGSLHATLEFTDIHGVTSTVTMHATPGGEVEEIAAIEPEVAASGPHQAGDESEERLGIVTDLAREHLPEEAAQAFLALLRPALRLEHAGESDPVIAQLGGLPTLPVNSWPVWVGHGPLSHVLSFDCEPVSQLLPELGLPATGRLAFFYFDGTYDNYASTVFAGDPSSSPGFRVLHLHPEESSPAAITNAATPPPPGLRPFNPIALTAVRTVTWPSRETPTAEAVWTRAGLNGPRGGVSAAPVEALYAALWELPGGGYDTHQIGGHACPQQGPVELEVEQLRRGIAGEPFVWADPDVQSTASEWQLLLQVATDDEVDPDLMWGDVGQLYYLVRDIQRPQDALFTWQCG; this is encoded by the coding sequence GTGTCTGGCGATCGTTACGACGAGCTGATGGCTCGGCGCGCTGCCTTGGAGGGCGAGGTTCAGCGACGGTTCCGGGCGCACCGCGAGAATGCACTTCAGGACGTCCCACTGCTCAGCCAGGGACGTCCGACCACCGCGGCGGCACGGACGAGAGGGATCCACCTGGCGGCGGACGGCTCGCTGCACGCGACGCTGGAGTTCACAGACATCCACGGCGTGACCTCGACGGTAACGATGCACGCGACGCCTGGCGGCGAGGTTGAGGAGATCGCGGCGATCGAGCCAGAAGTCGCCGCTTCTGGTCCGCATCAGGCCGGGGACGAGTCCGAAGAGCGTCTCGGCATCGTGACCGACCTCGCCCGCGAGCACTTACCTGAGGAGGCCGCGCAAGCGTTTCTTGCCTTGCTTCGACCCGCCCTCCGCCTTGAACATGCAGGCGAGAGCGATCCCGTGATCGCCCAGCTCGGTGGCTTGCCGACTCTGCCGGTCAACTCCTGGCCGGTGTGGGTAGGACACGGGCCCCTGAGCCACGTCCTCAGCTTCGATTGCGAACCCGTCTCGCAGCTCCTCCCCGAGCTCGGTCTACCGGCCACCGGGAGGCTCGCGTTCTTCTACTTCGACGGCACCTACGACAACTACGCGAGCACCGTGTTTGCCGGCGATCCTTCGAGCAGTCCCGGGTTCCGGGTACTGCACCTGCACCCGGAGGAGAGCTCACCAGCCGCCATCACCAACGCGGCAACTCCACCGCCGCCGGGTCTGCGACCGTTCAACCCAATAGCGCTCACGGCGGTGAGGACGGTGACATGGCCGTCCCGGGAGACACCGACAGCGGAAGCAGTCTGGACCAGAGCCGGGCTGAACGGCCCACGAGGCGGCGTGTCAGCAGCTCCGGTGGAGGCCCTGTACGCGGCCCTGTGGGAACTGCCGGGCGGCGGATACGACACTCACCAGATCGGTGGACATGCGTGCCCACAACAGGGGCCGGTAGAGCTCGAGGTTGAGCAGCTGCGTCGTGGGATCGCAGGTGAGCCATTCGTTTGGGCCGACCCCGACGTCCAGTCGACGGCCTCCGAATGGCAGCTGCTTCTGCAGGTCGCAACTGATGACGAGGTCGATCCTGACCTGATGTGGGGCGACGTCGGACAGCTCTACTACCTCGTCCGCGACATCCAACGCCCTCAAGACGCGCTGTTCACCTGGCAGTGCGGCTGA
- a CDS encoding amino acid permease translates to MNLRASLLRTKTVEQSIAETDEPEHKLKKDLGVIDLIVFGIGVIIGAGIFVITGTVAKTNAGPAITISFAIAGLACALAALCYAEFASTVPVAGSAYTFSYATFGELIAWIIGWDLVLEFTIGAAALATSFSGYFQEVVEGTPFEVPAQVGSAAGGTVDLPAVLIALLVTGVLIAGIKFSSRLNQVIVAVKLLVIAAVILFGVSHIDFDNYSPFVPESKPAPDTEAGFMDTTLISSLFGLDPAVYGIAGVISGASIVFFAFIGFDILATTAEEARNPQRDVPRGILGSLAIVTLLYIAVSLVITGMQNYSDIGAKDAAPLATAFDSVGMDWMGRLIAIGACIGLIVVVMILMLGQTRVGFAMARDGLLPPVLAKVHPTFRTPWVITAITGVAVAIIGGLVDLETLVHLVSIGTLFAFVLVSLGVVVLRRTRPDLPRSFRTPAVYVVAAASALLCLYLMLNLTGGTWVRFLVWMAIGIVVYAFYGRTHSRLGRRQAAESETHEVA, encoded by the coding sequence ATGAACCTGCGCGCCAGCCTGCTGCGCACCAAGACCGTCGAGCAGTCGATCGCAGAGACCGACGAGCCGGAGCACAAGCTCAAGAAGGACCTCGGCGTCATCGACCTGATCGTGTTCGGCATCGGGGTGATCATCGGGGCCGGCATCTTCGTGATCACCGGCACGGTGGCGAAGACCAACGCCGGTCCCGCGATCACGATCTCGTTCGCGATCGCGGGCCTGGCTTGCGCTCTCGCCGCGCTCTGCTACGCCGAGTTCGCGTCGACGGTGCCGGTCGCCGGGAGCGCCTACACCTTCAGTTACGCGACCTTCGGCGAGCTGATCGCCTGGATCATCGGCTGGGACCTGGTGCTGGAGTTCACGATCGGCGCGGCCGCCCTCGCGACCAGCTTCTCCGGCTATTTCCAGGAGGTCGTGGAGGGCACTCCGTTCGAGGTTCCGGCTCAGGTCGGGTCAGCGGCGGGCGGCACCGTCGACCTGCCCGCCGTGCTGATCGCGTTGCTGGTGACGGGCGTGCTGATCGCCGGCATCAAGTTCTCGAGCCGGCTCAACCAGGTCATCGTCGCGGTCAAGCTGCTCGTGATCGCCGCCGTCATCCTGTTCGGCGTCTCCCACATCGACTTCGACAACTACTCCCCCTTCGTCCCCGAGTCCAAGCCTGCCCCGGACACCGAGGCCGGTTTCATGGACACCACGCTGATCAGCAGCCTCTTCGGCCTCGACCCGGCCGTCTACGGCATCGCCGGCGTCATCTCGGGCGCCTCGATCGTGTTCTTCGCGTTCATCGGCTTCGACATCCTGGCGACGACCGCCGAGGAGGCCCGCAACCCACAGCGCGACGTGCCCCGCGGCATCCTCGGCTCGCTGGCGATCGTCACGCTCCTCTACATCGCGGTCAGCCTGGTGATCACCGGCATGCAGAACTACTCCGACATCGGGGCCAAGGACGCCGCCCCGCTGGCCACCGCGTTCGACTCGGTCGGCATGGACTGGATGGGACGGCTGATCGCGATCGGCGCCTGCATCGGCCTGATCGTCGTCGTGATGATCCTGATGCTGGGCCAGACGCGGGTGGGCTTCGCGATGGCGCGCGACGGCCTGCTGCCGCCCGTCCTGGCCAAGGTGCACCCGACGTTCCGCACGCCGTGGGTGATCACCGCGATCACCGGTGTCGCGGTCGCGATCATCGGCGGCCTGGTCGATCTCGAGACGCTGGTCCACCTGGTCAGCATCGGCACTCTCTTCGCCTTCGTGCTGGTCAGCCTCGGCGTGGTGGTGCTGCGTCGTACCCGACCCGACCTGCCGCGGTCGTTCCGGACGCCGGCCGTCTACGTCGTGGCGGCCGCGTCGGCGCTTCTATGCCTCTACCTGATGCTCAACCTCACCGGCGGCACCTGGGTGCGGTTCCTGGTGTGGATGGCCATCGGCATCGTGGTCTACGCCTTCTACGGCCGCACCCACAGCCGGCTCGGACGTCGCCAAGCCGCGGAGAGCGAGACTCACGAGGTTGCGTGA
- the gatC gene encoding Asp-tRNA(Asn)/Glu-tRNA(Gln) amidotransferase subunit GatC, whose translation MPDRPAEPVEAISRDEVARLADLARIDLDEAELDHLAPQLAVILESVASIRGVAGDDVPPTSHPIPLANVFREDVVVPGLTAEEALAGAPASENGRFSVPRILGDEQ comes from the coding sequence ATGCCTGATCGCCCTGCTGAGCCTGTCGAAGCAATCTCCCGTGACGAGGTGGCGCGCCTGGCCGACCTCGCGCGGATCGACCTCGACGAGGCCGAACTGGACCACCTGGCCCCGCAGCTCGCAGTGATCCTCGAGTCGGTCGCGTCGATCCGTGGGGTCGCCGGCGACGACGTACCGCCGACCTCGCACCCGATCCCGCTGGCCAACGTGTTCCGCGAGGACGTCGTGGTGCCCGGCCTCACCGCCGAGGAAGCACTGGCGGGCGCCCCGGCGAGCGAGAACGGCCGGTTCTCGGTGCCGCGGATCCTGGGGGACGAGCAGTGA
- the gatA gene encoding Asp-tRNA(Asn)/Glu-tRNA(Gln) amidotransferase subunit GatA: MSNDWTRRTAAELAEALAAGEVTSVELTRAHLDRIAAVDGDATSGIHAFLHVDTEGALAQAAASDERRAGGTPLHPLDGVPIAVKDVLTTKGLPTTCGSKILEGWVPPYDATVVRRLKAAGLPILGKTNMDEFAMGSSTEHSAYGPTRNPWDQTRIPGGSGGGSAAAVASFEAPFAIGTDTGGSIRQPGAVTGTVGVKPTYGAVSRYGLIALANSLDQAGPVTRTVLDAALLQELIGGHDPLDSTSVDQPLPSLVDAARQGATGDLTGVRIGVVSEMSGEGWQPGVMARFQESVDLLVKAGAEVVEVSCPSFVHALATYYLILPAECSSNLAKFDAMRYGLRVVPDGNPSAEDVMRATRDAGFGDEVKRRIILGTYALSSGYYDAYYGQAQKVRTLISRDFEAAFERVDVLVSPTAPTTAFELGEKLDDPLAMYLNDLATIPANLAGTPGISVPAGLAEEDGLPVGFQILAPALADDRCYRVGAALEALLTAEWGGPLLDRAPALEETR; this comes from the coding sequence GTGAGCAACGACTGGACCCGGAGGACAGCCGCCGAGCTGGCCGAAGCGCTCGCCGCGGGCGAGGTGACCTCGGTCGAGCTGACGCGGGCCCACCTCGACCGGATCGCAGCCGTGGACGGTGACGCGACCTCCGGCATCCACGCCTTCCTCCACGTCGACACCGAGGGCGCGCTCGCCCAGGCGGCAGCGTCCGACGAGCGGCGCGCCGGCGGCACCCCGCTCCACCCGCTCGACGGGGTGCCGATCGCGGTCAAGGACGTGCTCACCACGAAGGGTCTGCCGACCACCTGTGGGTCGAAGATCCTTGAAGGCTGGGTCCCGCCGTACGACGCGACGGTCGTGCGCAGGCTCAAGGCGGCCGGCCTGCCGATCCTCGGCAAGACCAACATGGACGAGTTCGCCATGGGCAGCTCCACCGAGCACTCGGCCTACGGCCCGACCCGCAACCCGTGGGACCAGACCCGGATCCCGGGTGGTTCGGGCGGCGGCTCGGCAGCCGCCGTCGCGTCCTTCGAGGCGCCGTTCGCGATCGGCACCGACACCGGCGGCTCGATCCGGCAGCCCGGCGCGGTGACCGGCACGGTCGGCGTGAAGCCGACGTACGGCGCGGTGTCGCGGTACGGCCTGATCGCGCTCGCCAACAGCCTCGACCAGGCAGGACCAGTCACCCGGACCGTGCTCGACGCCGCGTTGCTGCAGGAGCTGATCGGCGGGCACGACCCGCTCGACTCGACCTCGGTCGACCAGCCGCTGCCCTCTCTCGTCGACGCAGCCCGGCAGGGTGCGACCGGAGACCTGACCGGCGTCCGGATCGGCGTGGTCTCCGAGATGTCGGGTGAGGGCTGGCAGCCCGGCGTGATGGCCCGCTTCCAGGAGTCGGTCGACCTGCTGGTCAAGGCCGGCGCCGAGGTGGTCGAGGTCTCCTGCCCGAGCTTCGTGCACGCGCTCGCGACGTACTACCTGATCCTCCCGGCGGAATGCTCCTCCAACCTCGCCAAGTTCGACGCCATGCGCTACGGCCTGCGCGTCGTACCCGATGGCAACCCCAGCGCTGAAGACGTCATGAGGGCCACCCGCGACGCCGGCTTCGGCGACGAGGTGAAGCGCCGGATCATCCTCGGCACCTACGCGCTCTCGAGCGGCTACTACGACGCCTACTACGGCCAGGCGCAGAAGGTGCGCACGCTGATCAGCCGCGACTTCGAGGCGGCGTTCGAGCGGGTCGACGTCCTCGTCTCGCCGACCGCGCCGACGACGGCGTTCGAGCTGGGGGAGAAGCTCGACGACCCGCTGGCGATGTACCTCAACGACCTCGCCACGATCCCTGCCAACCTCGCCGGCACTCCGGGCATCTCGGTGCCGGCCGGGCTCGCCGAGGAGGACGGGCTGCCGGTCGGGTTCCAGATCCTCGCCCCGGCCCTGGCCGACGACCGGTGCTACCGCGTCGGCGCCGCGCTCGAGGCGTTGCTGACCGCCGAGTGGGGCGGGCCGCTGCTCGACCGCGCGCCGGCCCTGGAGGAGACCCGATGA
- the gatB gene encoding Asp-tRNA(Asn)/Glu-tRNA(Gln) amidotransferase subunit GatB, translating into MTDHQGTLVPFDDVLASYDPALGLEVHVELNTLTKMFCGCPTEFGAAPNTQVCPTCLGLPGSMPVVNGKAVESAIRIGLALNCEIAEWCRFARKNYFYPDMPKNFQTSQYDEPICFEGFMDVDVDGETFRVEIERAHMEEDTGKSLHVGGATGRIHGADYSLVDYNRAGIPLIEIVTKPITGAGAKAPDVARAYVAQLRDLIIALGVSDARMEQGSIRADVNLSLAPKGSGVLGTRTETKNVNSLRSVERAVRYEMSRHAAVLDGGERILQETRHWHEDTGVTTSGREKSDAEDYRYFPEPDLVPVAPTREWVEELRGTLPENPTAKRARLQAEWGFSDLDMRDTVGAGALLLVEETVAAGASPQAARKWWLGELARRANDTDAAIDALGVTPADVAAVQRLVDAKTINDKLARSVFEGLYAGEGTPEQIVERRGLAVVSDDGALSAAVDNAIAANPDVADKIRDGKVAAAGALIGAVMKEMRGQADAGRVRELILEKLT; encoded by the coding sequence ATGACCGATCATCAGGGCACGCTGGTGCCGTTCGACGACGTGCTCGCGTCGTACGACCCGGCGCTCGGCCTCGAGGTCCACGTCGAGCTCAACACGCTGACCAAGATGTTCTGCGGCTGTCCGACGGAGTTCGGCGCCGCGCCGAACACCCAGGTCTGCCCGACCTGCCTCGGCCTCCCCGGCTCGATGCCGGTCGTCAACGGCAAGGCCGTCGAGTCGGCGATCCGGATCGGGCTGGCACTCAACTGCGAGATCGCGGAGTGGTGCCGGTTCGCCCGGAAGAACTACTTCTACCCGGACATGCCGAAGAACTTCCAGACCTCGCAGTACGACGAGCCGATCTGCTTCGAGGGCTTCATGGATGTCGACGTCGACGGGGAGACCTTCCGCGTCGAGATCGAGCGCGCGCACATGGAGGAGGACACCGGCAAGTCGCTGCACGTCGGTGGCGCGACCGGTCGGATCCACGGCGCCGACTACTCGCTCGTCGACTACAACCGGGCCGGCATCCCCCTCATCGAGATCGTCACCAAGCCGATCACCGGTGCGGGAGCGAAGGCGCCCGACGTGGCGCGGGCGTACGTCGCCCAGCTCCGCGACCTGATCATCGCGCTCGGGGTCTCGGACGCCCGGATGGAGCAGGGCTCGATCCGCGCGGACGTCAATCTGTCGCTCGCTCCGAAGGGGTCCGGCGTTCTCGGCACCCGCACGGAGACCAAGAACGTCAACTCGCTGCGCTCCGTCGAGCGTGCCGTGCGCTACGAGATGTCCCGGCACGCCGCGGTCCTCGACGGGGGCGAGCGGATCCTCCAGGAGACCCGGCACTGGCACGAGGACACCGGCGTCACGACGTCGGGCCGGGAGAAGTCCGACGCCGAGGACTACCGCTACTTCCCCGAGCCCGACCTGGTGCCGGTCGCCCCGACGCGGGAGTGGGTCGAGGAGCTGCGGGGGACGCTGCCGGAGAACCCCACCGCGAAGCGGGCCCGGCTGCAGGCGGAGTGGGGGTTCTCCGACCTCGACATGCGCGACACCGTCGGTGCCGGAGCTCTCCTCCTGGTCGAGGAGACCGTTGCCGCGGGCGCGTCCCCCCAGGCGGCGAGGAAGTGGTGGCTCGGTGAGCTCGCGCGTCGCGCCAACGACACCGACGCCGCGATCGACGCGCTGGGCGTGACTCCCGCCGACGTGGCCGCGGTGCAGCGGCTGGTCGACGCGAAGACCATCAACGACAAGCTCGCGAGGTCCGTCTTCGAAGGCCTGTACGCCGGCGAGGGCACCCCCGAGCAGATCGTCGAGCGGCGCGGCCTCGCGGTCGTATCCGACGACGGCGCCCTGTCCGCCGCGGTCGACAACGCCATCGCCGCCAACCCCGACGTGGCCGACAAGATCCGCGACGGCAAGGTCGCCGCTGCCGGTGCCCTCATCGGCGCTGTGATGAAGGAGATGCGCGGTCAGGCCGATGCCGGACGGGTGCGTGAGCTGATCCTCGAGAAGCTCACCTGA
- a CDS encoding energy-coupling factor transporter transmembrane component T: MRLPRDLHPVAWWCWAVGLAVGASCTTNPFLLCLLLAVTTITVFTCRGDQPWARSFRLYLWLGLVVLVVRVLFRVLVGGNDAGHVLLSLPEIPLPDWAAGINLLGPFSREELLAAVYEGLRLATLLIAVGAGNALANPKRLMKSLPPALYEIGTAMVVAISVIPQLADSARRVRAAQQLRGGEPGRGRRMRSVRRLLVPILEDAFERSLSLAAGMDARGYGRSGTATAGQRRGTGAVMILGLIGICVGVYAFLDSTAPRVLAWPMLALGTAAAFAGFVLAGRRVQRSRYRPQRWRSAEVLVALSGGVVGAGLWLVQRADPMVAHPGVLAVPELSPGAVVAVLVGIAPVFVAPPPLTAQNRAPVLPEPVDEPARVVV, translated from the coding sequence ATGAGGCTCCCACGAGACCTCCATCCCGTCGCCTGGTGGTGCTGGGCCGTCGGTCTCGCTGTCGGAGCGTCCTGCACGACCAATCCCTTCCTCCTCTGCCTGCTGCTGGCGGTCACCACGATCACCGTCTTCACCTGCCGCGGCGACCAGCCGTGGGCCCGGTCCTTCCGGCTCTACCTGTGGCTCGGCCTCGTGGTGCTGGTCGTCCGGGTGCTGTTCCGGGTGCTCGTCGGCGGCAACGACGCCGGTCACGTGCTGCTCTCCCTGCCGGAGATCCCGTTGCCGGACTGGGCGGCGGGCATCAACCTGCTCGGCCCGTTCAGCCGCGAGGAGCTGCTGGCGGCGGTCTACGAGGGACTGCGGCTGGCGACGTTGCTGATCGCGGTCGGTGCGGGCAACGCACTGGCCAACCCCAAACGGCTGATGAAGTCGCTGCCGCCGGCGCTCTACGAGATCGGCACGGCGATGGTCGTGGCGATCTCGGTGATCCCGCAGCTGGCCGACAGCGCCCGACGGGTGCGCGCTGCGCAGCAGCTGAGGGGCGGTGAGCCGGGGCGGGGTCGTCGGATGCGGAGCGTGCGGCGCCTCCTGGTGCCGATCCTGGAGGACGCGTTCGAGCGGTCCCTGTCGCTCGCCGCCGGCATGGACGCGCGTGGCTACGGCCGCAGCGGTACGGCGACCGCCGGTCAGCGTCGTGGCACGGGAGCGGTGATGATCCTCGGGCTGATCGGCATCTGCGTCGGCGTCTATGCCTTCCTCGACTCGACCGCCCCGCGGGTGCTGGCATGGCCGATGCTGGCGCTGGGGACGGCCGCGGCGTTCGCGGGCTTCGTGCTCGCCGGGCGCCGGGTCCAGCGGTCGCGCTACCGGCCGCAGCGCTGGCGGTCGGCGGAGGTGCTCGTCGCGCTGTCCGGCGGCGTCGTCGGTGCCGGGCTCTGGCTGGTCCAGCGCGCCGACCCGATGGTGGCCCACCCGGGGGTGCTCGCCGTACCCGAGCTCAGCCCGGGGGCGGTCGTCGCGGTCCTCGTCGGGATCGCGCCCGTCTTCGTCGCACCACCGCCGTTGACCGCCCAGAACCGCGCCCCCGTCCTGCCGGAGCCTGTCGACGAGCCGGCAAGAGTGGTGGTCTGA